The nucleotide window CCGTGCGCGCCCTCGTCGAACTCGGCCACACCGCGGCGGCACGGCGGTCCGGCGCCGCCGTGCTGGCCCGCCGCCTCGCCTGGCACGGCCTGATCGACGAGGCCGCCACCCTGCTGGCCGACCGGCCCGCACCCGGCATCGAGGGTGCCGTGACCGACGTCTGGCTCAGCCGCCTCTATCCCGGCGCGTTCACCCCGCGCGCCGAGGCGCCGCCGGTCGACACCGTCGCCGCGACCCGCCCGTGGCTGCGCGGATCCGCGACCCCCGAAGCCGTGCTGCAGGGCCTGGCGCTGAACCGCGCCGGCCTGGAACCGTTGCAGATGGCCCTGCTCGCCCTCGACGACGCGGAGACCCTCGACCCCGGCGCCCCGTGGTTCGGGGACCTGCTGGCCGCCGCCCGGCGCTCCGCGAGCCGGGTCCCCGAGGCGTTGCTGACCGCCGCCCGGGCCCGCGACGAGCTGCGCCGCGGCGACCTATGTGCCGCCGAGGAGTCCGCCGAGGCCGCGCTGCGCGCCCTCGCCCCGGCCGGCTGGGGCGTGCTCGTCGGGATGCCGCTCGGCACGATCCTGGAATCCCTGACACAGCAGGGCCGGCACGACGAGGCCGCCGAACGGCTGCGGGGCACCGTGCCGCGCGCGCTCGGCCGCAGCCCGTACGGCCTGATCTATCTGCGGGCTCGTGGACTGCACTACCTGGCCGTCGGCCGCGAGCGGGCCGCCCTCGGCGAGTTCCTCGCGGCGGGCGAGATACAGGAGACCTGGGGCGTCACCTACCCCGGGCTGTCACCGTGGATGCTCGACGCAGCCCGGGCCCACCTGGCCCTCGGCGAGCCGGACGCCGCCCGCGAACTGGCCGACCGCCAGCTCCGCGCGCTCGGCGACACCCGACCGCGGATCCGTGCCGCCGCGTTGCGGGTCTACGCCGCCACCCTCGGCCCAGCGCGGCGTCCCGAGCCGCTGCGCGAGGCCATCGGCCTGCTCGAGGCGTACGGCGACCGCCTCGAGCTGGCCCGCTGCCTGGCCGACCTGGGGCAGGCCTTCGAGCAGGTCAACGAGCGGCAGTACGCGCACGCGCCGCTGAACCGGGCCCGGCGCCTGGCACACGACGCGGGCGCCGTCCTGCTGCTGCGCGAGCTGGCCGATCGCGGCCTGGACGCCCCGCCGACCGCCCCTCGCAGCGGTCCGTGCTCGGCGAAGCTCAGCGGCGCCGAGCGCCGGGTCGCCGAGCTGGCCGCGCAGGGTTACAAGAACCGCGAGATCGCCCGCCGCCTGTTTCTCACCGCGAGCACGGTGGAGCAGCACCTGA belongs to Amorphoplanes digitatis and includes:
- a CDS encoding helix-turn-helix transcriptional regulator; translation: MTRVLPRVCNCDLDAPDLHAHRARHLEAAGALLAEGEPVNTAALHLAAAGGSDEPWAVAALREAAAESVALGRDEEAREFLELAVRADPGGPAEAELADVAWWIRPAGSVRALVELGHTAAARRSGAAVLARRLAWHGLIDEAATLLADRPAPGIEGAVTDVWLSRLYPGAFTPRAEAPPVDTVAATRPWLRGSATPEAVLQGLALNRAGLEPLQMALLALDDAETLDPGAPWFGDLLAAARRSASRVPEALLTAARARDELRRGDLCAAEESAEAALRALAPAGWGVLVGMPLGTILESLTQQGRHDEAAERLRGTVPRALGRSPYGLIYLRARGLHYLAVGRERAALGEFLAAGEIQETWGVTYPGLSPWMLDAARAHLALGEPDAARELADRQLRALGDTRPRIRAAALRVYAATLGPARRPEPLREAIGLLEAYGDRLELARCLADLGQAFEQVNERQYAHAPLNRARRLAHDAGAVLLLRELADRGLDAPPTAPRSGPCSAKLSGAERRVAELAAQGYKNREIARRLFLTASTVEQHLTRIYRKLDVQRRSALPDVPGLIPAAEVPRPRRPRPRSIRTEPTQ